A segment of the Bacillus pseudomycoides genome:
CCAACAGGTGACAAGAACAATTCACCTAATGTATGAAAAAGATAAGTAAAAACAATAAATAATAGGTTTGCTTGCTCTGTAATGTTGTGTTCATCACTACCTGTTTTTAATGTAGCGATAACAAGAACTATATAACCGATTCCAAGTAAAATCATACCGAGTCCCATTTTTGTTGGGATTTTTAAATCTCCACGTTTTGTTGTAGCAAGCTTAGCCCATAGTGCTGAAATAGCAGGGGCAAGCAAAATGATAAATAGTGGATTGACTGATTGGAACCAAGATGTTGGGATTTCCCATCCGAATACAGAACGATCAACAAACTTGTTTGTATACAGCGTTAACGAACTACCAGCTTGTTCAAAACCAGCCCAGAAGAAGACAACGAAGCAAGTTAGAATAACGATAACCGCTGTATGTTGTTTTTCTTTTTTTGTGAGTGGTGTATTACCAGCTGTTTGTTGCCCAGATGCTGCTTGTAAATCTCTTGTTGGTTTTTTACCGATATCGCCAAGGAAGCGATTAGATAATGTTGTAAATAAAATTTGTCCGATAATCATACCGATTGAAGCAGCTAAGAATCCGTAACGGAAGCCGTAATGAACAACGCCATCTACTGTTGTTTTGAATAAATTTTCTGATAAAAATCCGCAAACGAGTGGAGCTAAAAATGAGCCGACATTAATACCCATGTAGAAAATGGTAAATGCACTATCGCGTTTTGGATCATGTTCCTCATACAGTTCCCCGACAAGCGTAGAAATATTTGGTTTAAAGAAACCATTACCAATAATAATAAGCGCCAGTCCGAGGTATAGACCGACTTGGTTTTGCAAAGCAAAGAGTGTAAGGTTACCGATCGCCATTGTCACGCCGCCTATCGTGATAGCTAAGCGTCTACCTAGAAAACGGTCAGTTAAGTATCCACCAATCATTGGAGTAAAGTAACACGCTCCAGTGTAAAAGCCATAGATAGAAAGTGCCCATCCGGGGCTAAACCCAAGACCACCGCTTACTAAAGCTGTCGTTAAGTATAATGTTAATAATCCTCGTAATCCATAGTAACTAAATCGTTCCCACATTTCTGTGAAGAAGAGTAGATATAAACCTGGAGGATGTTTCTTGTTCCTTTGTTGTTTCTTCTCAAGTTGTATCGCTGATTCCATATAATTTTCCTCCTGACACAAACGAAAACAAAGTTAATAGTTTTGTATTCTTAATATTTTACTTTATTAACTATTCGATGTCAATAAAGGTCGATTTTTCAGAAGAAATTGGAAAATAGGGTATATATAGAATAGATGTTTTCTTTGTGATAGACTATGGACTATGTTTGTTCTAGCGTGTAAGTGCAAGAAATTGAAAAAACATATAAAAG
Coding sequences within it:
- a CDS encoding peptide MFS transporter codes for the protein MESAIQLEKKQQRNKKHPPGLYLLFFTEMWERFSYYGLRGLLTLYLTTALVSGGLGFSPGWALSIYGFYTGACYFTPMIGGYLTDRFLGRRLAITIGGVTMAIGNLTLFALQNQVGLYLGLALIIIGNGFFKPNISTLVGELYEEHDPKRDSAFTIFYMGINVGSFLAPLVCGFLSENLFKTTVDGVVHYGFRYGFLAASIGMIIGQILFTTLSNRFLGDIGKKPTRDLQAASGQQTAGNTPLTKKEKQHTAVIVILTCFVVFFWAGFEQAGSSLTLYTNKFVDRSVFGWEIPTSWFQSVNPLFIILLAPAISALWAKLATTKRGDLKIPTKMGLGMILLGIGYIVLVIATLKTGSDEHNITEQANLLFIVFTYLFHTLGELFLSPVGLSMVSSLAPVKLASLLMGVWLASSGIANILGGQLASFTTSLGYSEVFTVIGAVAIVLGCVLLLLSKKLVKWMD